The following is a genomic window from Fusarium oxysporum Fo47 chromosome IV, complete sequence.
TTCCGCAGGCAATGGCATTGATGTTCCTTGATGCGCTAATACTTCGTGTTCGACAGGAGATGAGGGCGTACGTTCTTCTTCACAGCTTGAGGCAATTGGGAGACACAATTCTGACATTGTTGATCGTATAGAAGGGAAAGCTGACCGATATCCTTGCCCCGGAGGCTAAACTCTGCGCTCGCGCTGCTGTGAGTCATAGCACAATCGACCGAGGCGAACATTTATTAAACGAAGATTAGGGAGGCCATAACGCAGGGCACTCTATCGTGTGAGTTGGACATGTTTTCCGGCGAAAAGCCGTTTCGCATCAATAGATAATTAACTCCAACAGTGCCAATGGAGTTTCGTACAGGTAATAAACAGACGCTCGAGCTATGAGTTCTTCGACGACTGATCGACTGCTAGCTTCCACTTGCTTCCTTCCGGACTCATCAACCCGAAATGGTATTATCAACCCATTACCTGAAACGCAGCCAGCGATCGAGCCAATTGACATATAACAGTATGAACTTCATCGGCTCCGGAGTAGTCTTTAACGTGCCGCAATTCTTCAAAGAACTACAAGATCTATCGGACAAGGGACTAGAGGCAGTCCACGATAGAATTCGTGTGTCTGACCGAGTGCACATCGACCTACAGCTGCATATCGCAGCTGATGGACTAGAGGAACAGGAGCTCGGAGGTTGGTTACGGGTCTTGTGGCACATGCAACGGAACATGGCTAACACTGACTAGAGGGCAAGATTGGAACAACTGGGCGCGGTTTGTTTGGGTACATGTCTAATATCTGACCTCCTATTGACCCCTTGCAGGTATCGGACCCTCTTATAGCTGCAAAGCTGCGGTACGGCGACACCTAAAACTATGTTGTGGAATGCTTGCTAAACCCCGATAGCGAAGTGGCATTAGACTGGCTGATGTTTTCAACCCCAAGCTGTTCGAGCAGAAACTTCGACGTTTGGCCGACGGCTACCGAAAGCGCTACGGAGATCTCTTCAAGTACGACGTCGAAGAGGAGCTTGCCCAATTCGAAGAATACCGACACAAGTTGCGCAAATATTCTGTTGATGGAGTATCCTTTATGAAGTCAGCGCAGAAGAGCAACACTCCCATTCTGATCGAGGGAGCGAATGTAAGAATTTTGGTCTGAGTTTGGTGATGCAATACTGACTAGGTGGGGTCGGGCAACCGCGCTGGTGGTCTCATACCATTTCCTTTGCTTGTGGACAAACCTCGGCGGGTCGAGGTTGTCGACAAAGGTTCTGAGCTTTTACTGGACTCATTTCGCCAGATGAAATAGCCAGCACAAGCAAGGCCCTTTGCAAGGGAAGGGTATGAGATCCGAAGCCGGGGGCTCATCCCCGTTTATCCAGGCCCTCATGCTCGATCTTGACTATGGTTCATATCCTGTGAGTTTCCATGTCCCAGCTCCTATGCCGGATCACCATAGCTGACGAAGCAGTACGTAACATCGTCCAACACTTCGCTCGCCGGTATTATCGGCGGACTTACCTTGGATCCCACGAAGATCACAGAGATCATCGGAGTCGTCAAGGCTTACACGACAAGAGTGGGCTCGGGAGCTTTCAAGACCGAAGACACGGGAGAGTGAGTTTCCCATTGTTCATTAATGCGAATATGAGGCTGATTCAATGCAGGGTCGGAACCAAGCTCCAAGAGATTGGAAGAGAATGGGTGAGACACTATTAACACTTTATTGAATCACTTAGTCTAACGTGCCAAGGGAACATCCACTGGTCGCAGACGTCGATGCGGATGGTAAGCAGGGCCACGTTCATTTAGAGACTCGCTAACACTATGCAGGCTCGATTTGGTGGTTCTGAAGTACTCAAATGACATCAACAACTACACCGCTCTGAACCTGACAAAGGCAAGTACTTGCTATTTACCACCTGTTCCGTCACGATACTAACTGACGTCTCTTAGCTCGATGTTCTGGACACCTTTGAGACAATCCGCGTCGCAACAGCCTACAAGATCGATGGCAAGGTAAGCATTCTACGCTTTCCGCCTCATGGTGAGACACTAATGTTATTGCAGGAAATCGATTCATACCCAGCTGATCTGGATATCTTGGATCAATGCGAGGTTGTGTACAAGGATTTCCCAGGATGGCAAACACCTACGACAAATGCGAAGTCCTTCGAGGATCTACCAAAAGAAGCGCGTGCATACGTTGAGGTAAGTCACCACTGTTTTAAGAACGACTTTTACTGACGAATTGTGTAGTTCATTGAGGAATACGTCGGAGTCAAGGTATGGTACCCCGATATCCGTAGAGGTAGTTTACTAACGTCTATCTCCTAGGTCAAGTACATCGGCACCGGCC
Proteins encoded in this region:
- a CDS encoding P-loop containing nucleoside triphosphate hydrolase protein, with product MAITIILGSQWGDEGKGKLTDILAPEAKLCARAALPLASFRTHQPEMVLSTHYLKRSQRSSQLTYNSMNFIGSGVVFNVPQFFKELQDLSDKGLEAVHDRIRVSDRVHIDLQLHIAADGLEEQELGGIGPSYSCKAARSGIRLADVFNPKLFEQKLRRLADGYRKRYGDLFKYDVEEELAQFEEYRHKLRKYSVDGVSFMKSAQKSNTPILIEGANALMLDLDYGSYPLTKQYVTSSNTSLAGIIGGLTLDPTKITEIIGVVKAYTTRVGSGAFKTEDTGDLTCQGNIHWSQTSMRMLDVLDTFETIRVATAYKIDGKEIDSYPADLDILDQCEVVYKDFPGWQTPTTNAKSFEDLPKEARAYVEFIEEYVGVKVKYIGTGPDREAMIKRD